The Ochotona princeps isolate mOchPri1 chromosome 17, mOchPri1.hap1, whole genome shotgun sequence genome segment ATAGTTgtgtaaggtgtgtgtgtgtgtgtgtgtgtgtgcatgtgcacatgtgtgtgtgcatgtgtatatttttttaacACATGAGGGAAAGCCCACCTCAGCTCATTTGTAAATAAAGATCCTTGCGGGTCCCTTGTGATGTCGTGGGTGTCTGTGCCAACAGGGCCAGGGCAGTGTCTTCTCCCTGCATCCCCTACAGTGGAGTGGAGGCTCAGGAGGGCAGGGCTTGGGACTCCGGTGTTCACTGGACTGGGgaaccagggtgtgtgtgtgcgcacactcAGACCCCAGCCCTGGATGGGGTGACAACACTGGCCTGTGGCCCACCCACTCAGCCTTACCATGAGGTGGGAGAAGTTCTGGCATGGACCCTATGGTGCTGGGGCTGCAAGTCATCCCTCCATCTGTCCAGGCTGCAGGTGGAGCTGTCCCTTCTAGCACTCCTTAGCCCTTCCTTGCTGCCTCATGCTCTGAGCAACCCGAAGGAAGCCTGAGCCAGGCCACCAGACTCCAGCCTTGCTGTCTCTGCCAGTGTGTGAAGGGGAACAGGAGGTGACTCATGCTGGGGACCGGGAAAACGCCACAGAgaatggcctgggctggcctgggcagtTTGTGGGGATCCTCTAGCTGGAGGTGTGCCTGGCGCCTGCAGTGTAGACACTACATCCCCACCCTCCTGAGTTGTGCTCCATCCTTTTCAGCtctgccaggcagggccaggtagAAACCAGGTGCTCCCTGCCCGAGCAGGGTTGGGCAGGATGGGGAGGCAGGTGTTGCGTCTGTGGTCCGGGCAGGGACAGTCGGCTTCATCATTCTGTGGCCATGGGAGCTTTGTGGCTGGGCTCAGGTGGCAGAGGCAGGAAGCCATTGGCCCCATGTACATGGTCAGTGCTTCTGTGCTTCCCACCTTAGtggtctgccccacccccagaagCCTTCCTCTCTCGTGGCTGCCGTGTCGTCAGCAGGCACTTGGCCTAGGTCTGCTTCCAGGAGGGCCCAGGTCAGTGAGTGCTACCCTAACCCCTACTTTTCTCCCTCTGGCCTCTCCCATCCTGCAGCACCCCTGTCTTGCCAGGCTCTTGTCAAACCCAAGAAGGAGGGAGGACATTTTCTGGAGACACGCCTTTTATTACCCGGGAGCTTGGTCACAGTGAGGAAATCTGAGCAGGGGAGGGTTCACAGCAGAAgacccctcctctctgctggggaagggagcagggtgggccaggggcccaggccctgctcAGGCCCCAGAACTCTTCACAGTACAATGGTTTCACAGGTGAATTTGCAGGGTCCCCGATGCAGAGCCCGGCCTCCCAGTGCTGGCCGTCATGTGGCGTGGGGTCATGGGGAAACAAGAGACCTGGCTGGCCAGAGCAAGGGACTGGAGGAGCCCACTGGAGAATGCTGCTGTGCAAGGCAGTGCCGGCCCCTCCAGGACCCCTGGGTGCGACTCTCTCCAGTGCCTTACAGGGAGTTAGCTGTCTACCTCCCGTCCCGGGCTCTGTGTGACAGGAGCTTAGCTCACTGCTGAAAGCAGGAGACTGAAATTTGGAGGGGAAAGGAGCTGGAAGTCTGTAGCTGTTCCACCCTACCTGTCTTTAAATATTAGgcttaaataaacataaatattaaatagAGATAAATagaatgggggagggggcaggctctgctcaggcctgggccaggtagCGCAGCACACGGTAGGCCAGCTCCAGGAAGTTCTGCAGGTGGGAGGCAACCAGGACGCCCCCTACCCGGCGCTGGAAGGCAGAGGTGAAGGTGGGCATGGTGCCCTGGGTGGGCTGCCCAGCAGGAGCCAACCCCAGGACCTCCATCTGTAAGGGAGAGGAGATGAGGTGAGGGCTCCCTCTGCAGGCCTTGGCACACATGAGGAAACGCTCAGAGCTGACAGGACTGTGGAGGCCGCGTGACTGAAGGGAGCTCCAGAACCCACACCTGACTGCCTCAAGAGGACTGCAAGAaggccagcagagggaaggcCCTGGCTTTGAGAGGGGGTGGCTTCATGTGCCCAGGCCCTCAAGAATGTCACTGTCACCCCACCCTCAGGTTTTTCAGGAATCCTCAGGGCACCCTGTCCACTTGCCTTGCCAGTGGCTGGCTCGCCCTCACTGCTTGCCTTCCCCAGCAAGGCTCACCTGATGCCAGATGGTGGTGGCAAAGTCGGCAACATCCAGCTGTAGCTTGCCCACCGTGGGGGCTGCTTGTGGAGAAATCCCTCCCAGGGCCTGTAGGAGACCCTGGTAGAGGACGAGGCCGCTGTGGAGTTGGCTCAGGCAGCTGGTCTGGGAGGGCCAAGCAGGAGCAGGAGGGTCAGCCCTGCTGCCCCCCGCCCCACGAGACCCTCCTCCTCCACtctgcctgccctccctgccaACACTCACCAGCTGCAGCGCCTGGCTGGAGCAGCtgcccaggggagcctgcaggaTGCCCAAATAGTGCCCCAGCAGCACCAGGTCCTCGGGGTGGCACAACTTGTAGGTGGTGCACTGTGCGGGGTGGGAGAAGATACCGAGTGACActtgccaggcccagctgttgctcCTTTCTgagtccccctccctccctgtcctgcCAGGCCTCATTGCCCGACCCCCGGCCCAGCCAGCACTTTCACAGCCTTGTCCCAGccacctttcctttcttccctgtgtgcctctccctcctcaccccttCCTGATGACAGCCCCcacacctgctccaggtctctttcccccccccccccccgcacctgTGACTCCCTTACCAGCACCTCCTGCAGCATCACGCTGTCCACCTGGATCTTGCGCACTTGCTCTGAGCACTTGAGTAGGAAACTCTGGGGCAGGGAGCTGCCAGGGGCCAGAGGGGCGGCCTCGTGCACCGTCCAGAGAGCACTGAgccagagcagcagctgcagggctggaggtggaTGGAGTCAGGACAGAGCCCGCCCCCACCTGGGTCCCTCTCCAGGGATGCTGCGGCTCCCCAACTCCTCTGCTACTGCAGCCTCCCTCCCGCACCCCAGGGCAGGCAGCCGCTCAGCGCCAGGCCTGCTCACTCACCCATTGACTTCACAAGACTGAGCAGCATGTGTGGCCAAGGGTCTGTGTTCTGTCAGGGCCCAGTGCCTCAGGGCCTTTATACAGAACCCCATGGAGGCTCTGGAGGAAATTACCTGGGGCAGCGACTAAGTCTTAGTAATAACTTCCCAGGATTTATGCAAATTTGGTGTCCAAGACAATGCAAGGAGGGTGGGACAAAAAGCTGTTTGCGAAAGTTTTGTGAAATTGTGGAATCTCAGCTCCTTTGACGTCTGGTCCCCCTGAAATTCTTCCTCCCCTCTGGCCCCTCCCAGGTCCATGTCATTCCCGGGTGTTGGAGACCCAGGCCAACTGGCTGGTAAAAGCTTTGGAGGCCGATGGGGTAGAGACCAGGCCTGGGATGGCTTCCTGCCCTTCTCTGGCAGCCACGCTGGGGCAGcccccttttcctctctcctttgggATTGTCAGGTCACCTGTATCCTGGGCTCCCAAACTCAGAGAGAGCAGCTTGTTAAACCCCATCTGTGCTCTTCCCGCTCTCCCCAGAGACTGGTTTGTGAGGGGCCAGGGGCCTGAGATGGGGGCACTGGGTTACTTGCCATCTCCCCCTCTTCCACCCTTCCTCCCCAGGATAGGCATCTTCCCAAATTCCAGCCTGTCTTATTCCCAGCTGATTAGCTGGGAACTCCCCAATACCCCCCGCTCTGACTCATTCCTTTAAGCCCCCGGAATGTGGCAGAGGCCAGCGGAAGCCGGATGCCTGTCCCAAATGAAGCAAGACCCTTTGAGCTCTTGCTCACCTGACCTTGCCCTTCCACCTTCCCA includes the following:
- the CSF3 gene encoding granulocyte colony-stimulating factor: MALQLLLWLSALWTVHEAAPLAPGSSLPQSFLLKCSEQVRKIQVDSVMLQEVLVRESQCTTYKLCHPEDLVLLGHYLGILQAPLGSCSSQALQLVSVGREGRQSGGGGSRGAGGSRADPPAPAWPSQTSCLSQLHSGLVLYQGLLQALGGISPQAAPTVGKLQLDVADFATTIWHQMEVLGLAPAGQPTQGTMPTFTSAFQRRVGGVLVASHLQNFLELAYRVLRYLAQA